A genomic stretch from Scomber scombrus chromosome 8, fScoSco1.1, whole genome shotgun sequence includes:
- the LOC133984300 gene encoding lactosylceramide 1,3-N-acetyl-beta-D-glucosaminyltransferase A-like — protein MFMNFRRIHKCQCIQLLTTGLVLCMVMVCWEELDHHVVSHMRSYTYRYLVNSYDFVNSSFSINSNHHNRDDGLNGGFANYPYLINHRGKCRGGAEDGENWDEVLLLLFIKSSPENFERRQAIRDTWGNESYVWHELGASVRVVFALGVHQDVGERFRVQKALLEEDRTYEDLIQQDFLDTFHNLTTKLILQFHWGHHYCPKAHFLMTADDDIFVHMPNLVKYLQQLLSSQSGAKDLWVGHVHKGAPPIRRKDSKYHVPYELYPWPAYPDYTAGAGYVVSGDVAAKIYHATVALNSSMYIDDVFMGICAKAMGVSPQEHVYFSGEGKAPYHQCIYEHMITSHGHAIDIRSLWQEATNPTVYNHSRGFIGNLYCTAVRVMLLCLPYYQNTYPCIAAFT, from the coding sequence ATGTTCATGAATTTCCGTCGTATCCACAAGTGCCAGTGCATACAGCTGCTGACCACAGGCCTGGTGCTGTGTATGGTGATGGTCTGCTGGGAGGAGCTGGACCACCACGTCGTCAGTCACATGAGGTCCTACACGTACCGCTACTTGGTCAACAGTTACGATTTTGTGAATTCGTCCTTTTCCATCAACTCCAACCATCACAATAGAGATGATGGTCTAAATGGTGGATTTGCAAACTATCCATATCTCATCAACCACCGAGGTAAATGTAGAGGTGGTGCTGAAGATGGAGAAAACTGGGATGAAGTCCTTCTGCTACTGTTCATAAAATCATCTCCAGAGAACTTTGAGCGGCGCCAGGCCATTAGGGATACGTGGGGCAACGAGAGCTATGTTTGGCATGAACTGGGAGCAAGCGTGAGGGTGGTGTTCGCCCTTGGTGTACACCAGGATGTTGGAGAGAGGTTCAGGGTGCAGAAAGCACTACTGGAGGAGGACCGGACCTATGAAGACCTGATCCAACAGGACTTTTTGGACACCTTCCACAACCTGACTACCAAACTGATACTGCAGTTCCACTGGGGCCACCACTACTGCCCTAAGGCGCACTTCCTCATGACTGCGGACGACGACATCTTCGTCCACATGCCAAACTTGGTGAAGTACCTGCAGCAGCTCCTGAGTAGCCAATCAGGGGCTAAAGACCTGTGGGTGGGGCATGTACACAAGGGAGCCCCTCCGATTCGCCGTAAAGACAGTAAATACCACGTTCCTTATGAACTATACCCCTGGCCCGCTTACCCAGACTACACTGCTGGTGCTGGGTATGTGGTCTCGGGGGATGTGGCTGCTAAGATCTACCATGCAACTGTGGCACTGAACTCCTCCATGTATATAGACGATGTCTTCATGGGGATTTGTGCCAAAGCCATGGGAGTCTCTCCCCAGGAGCATGTATACTTTTCAGGGGAGGGTAAGGCTCCGTACCACCAATGCATCTATGAACACATGATCACATCACACGGGCATGCCATAGATATTCGCTCTCTATGGCAGGAAGCAACAAACCCTACAGTATATAACCACTCCAGAGGATTTATAGGTAATCTATACTGCACGGCAGTGAGAGTGATGCTTCTATGTCTGCCGTATTACCAGAACACTTATCCCTGTATTGCTGCTTTTACATAA